The proteins below come from a single Zonotrichia leucophrys gambelii isolate GWCS_2022_RI chromosome 3, RI_Zleu_2.0, whole genome shotgun sequence genomic window:
- the TCF21 gene encoding transcription factor 21 isoform X2 has protein sequence MSTGSLSDVEDLQEVEMLECDGLKMDTNKEFGASTESNEEGSNGENGSPQKGRGASGKRKKAPPKKSPLNGVSQEGKQVQRNAANARERARMRVLSKAFSRLKTTLPWVPPDTKLSKLDTLRLASSYIAHLRQILANDKYENGYIHPVNLHLPS, from the exons ATGTCCACTGGGTCCCTCAGTGATGTGGAAGATCTGCAGGAGGTGGAGATGCTGGAGTGCGATGGCCTGAAAATGGATACTAACAAAGAGTTTGGGGCGTCCACCGAGAGCAACGAGGAGGGATCCAATGGCGAGAATGGCTCCCCTCAGAAGGGGAGAGGGGCCTCgggcaagaggaaaaaagctcCCCCCAAGAAGAGCCCTTTAAATGGAGTGAGCCAGGAGGGAAAGCAGGTACAGAGAAATGCTGCCAACGCCAGGGAGAGGGCAAGGATGAGGGTCCTTAGCAAAGCCTTCTCCAGGCTTAAGACCACCCTACCCTGGGTGCCCCCCGACACCAAACTTTCCAAACTGGACACCTTGAGGCTGGCCTCCAGCTACATTGCTCACCTGAGGCAGATCCTGGCCAATGACAAGTATGAGAACGGCTACATCCACCCAGTCAACTTG caccttcccagctaA
- the TCF21 gene encoding transcription factor 21 isoform X1 — MSTGSLSDVEDLQEVEMLECDGLKMDTNKEFGASTESNEEGSNGENGSPQKGRGASGKRKKAPPKKSPLNGVSQEGKQVQRNAANARERARMRVLSKAFSRLKTTLPWVPPDTKLSKLDTLRLASSYIAHLRQILANDKYENGYIHPVNLTWPFMVAGKPESDLKEVVNTNRLCGPTAS; from the exons ATGTCCACTGGGTCCCTCAGTGATGTGGAAGATCTGCAGGAGGTGGAGATGCTGGAGTGCGATGGCCTGAAAATGGATACTAACAAAGAGTTTGGGGCGTCCACCGAGAGCAACGAGGAGGGATCCAATGGCGAGAATGGCTCCCCTCAGAAGGGGAGAGGGGCCTCgggcaagaggaaaaaagctcCCCCCAAGAAGAGCCCTTTAAATGGAGTGAGCCAGGAGGGAAAGCAGGTACAGAGAAATGCTGCCAACGCCAGGGAGAGGGCAAGGATGAGGGTCCTTAGCAAAGCCTTCTCCAGGCTTAAGACCACCCTACCCTGGGTGCCCCCCGACACCAAACTTTCCAAACTGGACACCTTGAGGCTGGCCTCCAGCTACATTGCTCACCTGAGGCAGATCCTGGCCAATGACAAGTATGAGAACGGCTACATCCACCCAGTCAACTTG ACTTGGCCTTTTATGGTAGCCGGCAAACCCGAGAGTGACCTGAAAGAAGTGGTGAACACAAACCGCTTGTGCGGCCCGACGGCATCCTGA